The proteins below are encoded in one region of Garra rufa chromosome 12, GarRuf1.0, whole genome shotgun sequence:
- the cacng4a gene encoding LOW QUALITY PROTEIN: voltage-dependent calcium channel gamma-4 subunit (The sequence of the model RefSeq protein was modified relative to this genomic sequence to represent the inferred CDS: deleted 1 base in 1 codon), whose amino-acid sequence MAWCDRGVQIVLTSLGAFAAISLMSVAIGTDYWLYSRAHICNTTSNATDETQTLQQPKKTRGDLTHSGLWRICCVEGINNGSCYWIDHFSVDNDYDTDNSDYLLRLVRASSLFPILSTILLLLGGICVGLGQIYSSRNNILLSAGILFVSAGLSNIIGIVVYISSNAGDPSDKKGEDKKSLYSYGWSFYSGVLSFIMAEAIAVLAVNIYIEKNKEAHFKHFEFLKTAPSPSSSPYASIPSYHYRQQQSQPYSQSREPSKNTSSATFSVTSSTMPLGDISMYMVGEEHPLKAGALASYNTDLDHPNFLQIHNRVSKDVKDSLNRRITPV is encoded by the exons ATGGCTTGGTGTGATCGTGGAGTTCAAATTGTTTTAACAAGCCTGGGCGCGTTCGCAGCGATCAGCCTGATGAGCGTCGCGATCGGAACCGACTACTGGCTCTACTCTAGAGCACACATCTGTAACACGACCAGCAACGCAACAGATGAAACCCAAACCTTGCAGCAGCCAAAGAAAACACGAGGAGATCTCACGCATTCTGGACTTTGGAGGATCTGCTGTGTCGAAG GGATCAACAATGGGAGCTGCTACTGGATCGACCATTTTTCTGTGGATAATGACTATGACACAGACAACTCAGATTATCTCCTAC GGTTAGTGCGGGCATCCAGTCTCTTCCCTATCCTAAGTACCATCCTGCTTCTCTTGGGGGGAATTTGTGTCGGGCTGGGCCAGATTTACAGCAGCAGAAATAACATTCTCCTGAGTGCAGGAATCCTATTTGTATCCGCAG GTCTTAGCAATATCATCGGCATTGTTGTTTACATCTCAAGTAATGCTGGGGACCCTAGTGATAAGAAAGGAGAAGACAAGAAAAGCCTGTACAGCTATGGATGGTCTTTCTACTCAGGTGTACTCTCCTTCATCATGGCGGAGGCCATCGCTGTGTTGGCGGTCAACATCTACATTGAAAAGAACAAAGAGGCTCATTTCAAACACTTTGAGTTTCTTAAAACTGCCCCTTCCCCTTCATCCTCCCCCTACGCAAGCATTCCAAGTTACCATTACAGACAACAACAGTCCCAGCCCTATTCTCAGTCCAGAGAGCCATCTAAAAACACGTCCTCTGCCACATTTAGCGTCACCAGCTCCACAATGCCTTTGGGGGACATTTCAATGTATATGGTAGGGGAG GAACATCCACTAAAGGCAGGTGCTCTGGCCTCCTATAACACTGATCTTGACCATCCCAACTTCCTGCAAATCCACAATCGTGTTTCTAAAGATGTGAAGGACAGCTTGAATCGCAGGATCACTCCTGTGTAA
- the psmd12 gene encoding 26S proteasome non-ATPase regulatory subunit 12 — MADDRAERSDGRIVKMEVDYSATVDQRLPECEKMAKDGRLQEAVESLLSLEKQTRTASDMVSTSRILVAIVQLCYEAKDWDALNENIMLLSKRRSQLKQAVVKMVQECYTYVDAMTDLSIKLRLIDTLRTVTAGKIYVEIERARLTKTLACIKEQSGDVKEAASILQELQVETYGSMEKKEKVEFILEQMRLCIAVKDYVRTQIISKKINTKFFQEEGTEESKLKYYNLMIQVDLHEGSYLSICKHYRAIYDTPCILEDASKWQQALKSVVLYVILAPYENEQSDLVHRISTDKKLEEIPKYRDLLKQFTTMELMRWSSVVEDYGKELREGSMGTPDTDVFTCSEEGEKRWKDLKNRVVEHNIRIMAKYYTSITMGRMAALLDLSIDESEEFLSNLVVNKTIYAKVDRLAGIINFQRPKDPNDLLNDWSQKLNSLMSLVNKTTHLIAKEEMIHNLQ; from the exons ATGGCTGATGACAGAGCAGAACGATCAGATGGACGGATAGTGAAAATGGAGGTTGACTACAGTGCTACTGTAGATCAGCGTCTGCCTGAGTGTGAGAAAATGGCTAAA gatGGCAGACTACAGGAGGCTGTTGAAAGTCTGCTGTCACTTGAGAAGCAAACGAGAACT GCTTCAGATATGGTGTCCACCTCCAGGATCTTGGTGGCTATAGTTCAGTTATGTTATGAAGCCAAAGACTGGGATGCCCTGAATGAAAACATCATGCTACTGTCTAAGAGAAGAAGCCAGCTGAAGCAG GCTGTTGTAAAGATGGTACAGGAATGTTATACATATGTTGATGCTATGActgacctgtcaatcaaactcagaCTCATTGACACGCTGCGCACCGTCACTGCTGGAAAG ATATATGTGGAGATTGAGCGTGCTAGGTTGACTAAAACATTAGCATGTATCAAAGAGCAAAGCGGAGATGTGAAAGAGGCTGCATCAATTCTACAAGAACTGCAG GTGGAGACATATGGATCAATGGAGAAGAAGGAGAAGGTGGAGTTCATTCTGGAGCAGATGAGGCTGTGCATTGCTGTCAAGGACTATGTCCGAACACAGATCATTAGCAAAAAGATCAACACTAAATTCTTCCAGGAGGAGGGCACTGAG GAATCGAAACTGAAATATTATAATCTGATGATTCAAGTTGATCTGCACGAGGGCTCCTACttgtctatatgtaaacattacAGAGCCATATATGACACTCCGTGTATCCTGGAAGATGCCTCCAAATGGCAGCAG GCTCTGAAGAGTGTGGTGCTCTATGTGATTTTGGCACCTTATGAAAATGAACAGTCTGATTTAGTTCATAGAATCAGCACTGACAAGAAACTGGAGGAAATACCCAAATACAG GGATCTCCTGAAACAATTCACCACCATGGAGCTGATGCGCTGGTCATCTGTAGTGGAGGATTATGGAAAGGAACTGAGAGAGGGTTCCATGGGAACTCCTGACACTGATGTCTTCACCTGCTCAGAAGAGGGAGAAAAGAGATGGAAAGATCTGAAAAACAGAGTGGTAGAACAT AACATCAGAATAATGGCTAAGTATTACACAAGTATCACGATGGGGAGAATGGCAGCACTGCTCGACCTCTCTATTGAC GAGTCAGAAGAGTTCTTATCTAACCTGGTGGTCAATAAGACGATCTATGCGAAAGTAGACCGCCTCGCTGGTATCATTAATTTCCAGCGGCCTAAGGACCCTAACGATCTTCTGAATGACTGGTCTCAAAAACTGAACTCTCTCATGTCTCTGGTCAACAAAACTACTCATCTCATTGCCAAGGAAGAGATGATCCACAATCTCCAGTAG